The Halotia branconii CENA392 region TGAGTTAGTTATTGTTACTTCTTTAATTGCCGTAGCTCGAAAAATTATTATTCTTGACTTAGAAAAAGTTACTGGCATAGATATAATTGGATTAGGCATTGCCATTTTGGCTTTATCAATTAGTTATTTAATAATTCGTAGTAATTCAGGACATGCACGCTAATCTCTAAATTCACGTATAAATATACGAATATAATTTTGAATAAAAAGTATGACAAACTTTTTTAAATTTGAAGCAGATTTTGTCAATTCTCTGCGTTGTATACCTATGCACGTCCGCTATAAACTTGATACCTGCGGCATTAAACTAAAATTGTCTGACTGGAATCAAATGACTCAGGCTGAACACGAAACTTTAGTTGAATTACCTTGCACTACAGAAGTAGAAGTTAAACTTTACCAAGAATATCTTCAACAGCTAATTTTAGAACGCACAGGCACACCAGCTTCAAAGTTACCTATTGAATATTATCCTGCATGGATGAACTCTAGCACTATACCAGTAAGTCTTCAAAAAAAAGCCCAAGAAATAGGTGTTAACCTGACACTGCAACAATGGCAAGCTTTAAATCCCTTACAGCGTTTTGCTCTGATTAAACTCAGCCGTCCTGGACATGAAAATAAAAACTTTCCTTTAGCCCTAGCAGAATTTCATCTACTTTAACGCGAGTTCGACGGGACTAAAAAACCATAGAGAGTGCATCCAATTTGAGAGTTAAAATGCCTTCTGAGACTGTATTACTGTAGAATCATCACTTTTTAGATTGCTTTTAATTTGCAAACAGTAGTTTGATGTTGCCACTAAGTAAAACATAATTTGTACGAACAGTAAAAAGTAGTGGATTTTTCTATCCCAACCTTTTGGTGAATTTTGATTTTTCATTATCACTCTTGATAAGATTTACTTTCTTTAATTCTATAAAGCCGCGTTTAAAAATTCAGTATATGAGAAGTAAATCTGCACAAATATAATAGATATAGTGCAGCCTTAGTTAAAAAACATCAATCAGATAAGAGCGCATTTATAATTCGCTCAATATCATTGAGAGAGTTAATTAAGTGCAAGTGAATAGCTTCAGTTAATTTAGACTGGTTTTGCTCAAGGATAGCTTTAAATATATTCAAGTGGATTGGATTTTGTCCAAGTGATATGTTGAAATTAAGTTGGGGAATCCAAATTTTGAAAAATTCTATATAATCTTGTCTATATCGTTCGACTAAAATTCTTATAGTTTCGTCAGGATGGGCATTCATGATGCGCGTATGAAGATACTCATCCAAAAGGAGCATTAGCACATTATCCTTTTGATGTGATGCCATTTTATAAAGATAGAAGACCTCTTGAAAACTATCTAAATCTTTTTGATTAATAACATTTAAAAAATATTTGCTTGCGGATTTTTCATGCTGAAATCTAATTTTCAATCGCTGTGAAAATTGTCCAATAGAATATTGTGGAAAGTATTCAAGTATAGGGTTAGATAAAACTTTAGCAAACTCAACTCTCAGAGAGGGATTAGGGGCGATTTTTCCGGTTTCAATATCTACTATTGTTCTCCGACATGAAAAACACGCTTCAGCTAATTTCTCTTGTGAGCAATGTTTTAAATTCCGCACATTTTTTAATATGCGTCCATAAGCTTTCTTTGTTAACCTATCATTTGGTAAACCATCCATAGCTATTATTGTTCGTTTATAAGCCAGATTGTTCTTTAATGTATCAAATGCAAAAGAGTAGATGGGCTAAGTGAGCAGTTTTTCTGCACATTTAAGATACCAGCAAGAACGAAGACATTGTTAACTTTTGTTTCAGTAATTGAATGCGACAACAGCATATCTTATATTTCCTGATGCCACTGTAAACGGGTAACTATTCTGGAGTTGTCAGTGGACGATAAAATTAGGCAAGCCTAGTTGGTTAAATGTGCGCTTGAACACCGCAGGAGCGATCGCTTGCGAGGTAATCTAAAACTGAATACTTTTTGCTTGATTACAAAAATGGCAAAATAACTTTAATCTATTAGCAATTTTATATTGTTTAAATGACATTAAATAATGTGGCAAAAACTACTAAATATTTAATCAATTGCGATGCATTTAATTTGCAGTAAAATGTCAATAGCGCGTTGTTGAGGTAATCTAAATTAACATATTTGATAAATTAGACACAAAAAAGACTCTCCATAGCCAGAATACTTACCAAAATTAGGTTAAACAATTTTAAATTTTGAATCAGTGAAATTTGAATTTCTTTACCAAGAGTAAAGCTATAGTGTATTTAGCAATTCTGCTCTTGGTGTGGCTAAGGTCAAGTCCTACTGCCAAAAGTATCTTATGAATTAGTTTGGGAAGACACTCTAACTCGATGATAGGCAAAAACGCAAGACATAACGCATTTCTGCGGCTGGTGTCTGGTAACGGAGTAGCTTTGGGAACGGAATCTCGCTACTCGCTATTTACCAGTAAAGAGGTAGTAATTGGACGCGACCCCAGTTGCCAAGTTGTCTTAGATGCCATGACGTATCGGATGGTATCTCGTCGTCATGCCGTGGTTCGTCCTCTTTCTTCATCTCCAGATAGCAAATTTAGCTGGCTACTTTGTGATTTAAATAGCGCTAATGGCACTTATTTAAATGGGCAACGCTTGTATGGATGTCAGGAATTACACGCAGGCGATCGCATTTCTTTAGGTGCTGATGGGCCACAATTTATTTTTGAACATGAATCTATCTCTCAAGCTACTGTATTAAGCAACCAAAGCGCAGCCTTGCCTTCAGCAAGAAACTATCAAAACCACACCTATTTAAAGCCTCCAGATTCGGTCAGCTTCACTCAACTATTTCCAATTATTTCCACTGGCAAAGATTTAACTCGCAAAGCTTACCTTGTACCAGGAATGCTGACTGTAGTATTTGTGGTGCTGATGTTTGCTACTGTAGGTCGCCCCCAAGCTAATCAAATAATTGTAGCGATTTACATAGCATTTGCTGCCTACTATTTTGTTTATCAACTTTGCGGTAAACAAAAACCTTGGTGGGTGCTAATAGGTGCAGCCTTGGGTACAGCAATGATTTTGCTCAGTCCTGTATTAGATCTATTTATCTTTGTATTTCGTAGTGTTTTGCCTGGTAGCTTACCCTCATCTAACGAATCTATCACCTTCACAGAACTGCTGGTGCGAATGTTTTTTGGGGCTGGGTTGATGGAAGAATTACTCAAGGCTTTGCCTATAATTGGGGCATATTTCATCGGCAATAGCTTACCCTCTCCTTGGCGAGAACGCATCGGTGTTTGGGAGCCTTTAGATGGCATTCTCTTAGGAACAGCTTCGGCTGTAGGCTTCACTTTATTGGAAACGTTGGGACAATATGTACCAGAGATAACTAACAATGTTGCTCAACAAGTAGGCGTGGGGGCTGTTGGTCAACTGGTAGGTTTGCAACTGCTAATACCACGTATTCTCGGTTCCGTGGCAGGACACATGGCTTACAGCGGCTATTTGGGGTATTTTATTGGGTTAGCTGTTCTTAAGCCCCGGCGGAGTTGGCAAATTCTCGCCGTTGGCTATCTCAGTGCTGCTGCCCTCCACGCTTTATGGAACGCTACAGGATCTATCAATGCTTTACTATTGGTGGTAGTTGGAGTGTTATCTTATGCCTTTTTGATGGCAGCAATTCTCAAAGCACGGGCATTGTCACCAACGCGATCGCAAAATTTCGCTACCCGCTTCCTTGGCCCTAAATAGGTGAAAATGAGAAAACTAAAATCTGCATAAACTTTTTTAGAGTTCTCTAAAGTTGAGAAAACCTTTTGTTGAAATAGCCAGTTGCTTCTACCCAACTATATCAGTCTTAGCGAAACTAACATTCTCTTTTATGTCTTAAGATAGATGGCGCTAGTTTCGCGATCAATCTATGGTTAGATTATTATAGGGTGTCTTTACCTAAAAATAATAAATTTGCAGAACTCACAATACAAGTACTACTGCAAGCAAAACTAATTGCCACTGAAATTTAACTAAATTAAAAAGAGACGACACAGATAAAAAATAAAAGTTAGACTTCGGGCTGCAAGTTATCTAATTGTTTTAAAACGTAGTAAGCGATCGCAATACTAATCTTGGCTTGCTCGATTTCTGATAAATTTGTCCAGTCTCGATTTTCAATATTACTAATAATAGATTTGAGGTTTTGCGGTTCACTGCTACGCATACTATATGCAAAAGGGCGAGCTAAAACAAACAAATCCTCAGATTCCCATGTAGGCATGACAGCTTGAACGCACTGCACTAATTGCTCACCTATAGATTGTTGAGATGCAAAAATGTCAGTGGCTTTCTGGGCGATCGCATTCAACCAACCTTGAGGTACATTTGCAACAAAAGCTGTCTGTAAAGATTCTTGAAGACTGTCTATACCTGCACAACCTGTATTACACTTGTAATGTGAAGAAGTTTCAACTTCCGACCAAAGTGTATCCAGTTGCTCATAAAAATTTTGCGATTGTGTAGTTAGTTCTTCATCAAGTAAGTCTTGCATTCCCAACTGCTGTTCTAGTTCAGCAAAATATTCTTCAGATTCATCATCAGCAGGATTCCAAGGATAAGTAGCATCTTCTGGTTCTAGTAACGCTTCTAACAGTTCTAATTCCACCAAAGATGGGAAAGAATAGAAAGTGTTGTCGGAATTGTTGATTTTATTAATCATTTGTTGTCTCCTAGTAAATTAGTTAACGTTATTGACAGCTACACCTGTCGTAATTAAGTTTCCGTAAAAAAGTCGATTTTTGATAACGAGAAAAATAAGTCTTTTAGGCTCGTGCTGATGTAAGTAATTTAACGGACATAATTTTTCCTTACCTATTTGTTCATTCAATACTTTAGCCTAGGAATCTTCAATAATAAATTCCCAAGTTTCACCTCTAGAACTTCCAAACTTTAATTGCATTCCTGACTCTAAGGGAACTTCCTCACGAAGGATTTGTTGCCAACCATTAAGGCCTAAACACCAAGTTGTGCCGTAAGTAGAAAAATCTTGTAGATAATAAGTTCGCACCGGAGTAGCGCCTGTGAGGGTATTCCGGCATAAAATTTCGGCATGACGCTTAGAAACTGAAGGTTCGGGGATGACAATATCATTATCTTTCGTGCGGCCGATGCGGGTGACACCAGAGCGCAAAAACCAGATTTTGCCTCCCGGTAAAAGCGATCGCAAACAAGCTCTAGTAACCGGAGAATTAAGATTGGGGATAGCAGTATCAGGTAGTTCGGTAATACCTTCATCAAAGCTTTTAATGAGTTCACCATCAAAATCAGGATGCAGGTAAAGAACAGGTAAAGTCCAAGCAGGTTGATTGAACTTATATATTGTTAACAGTTCTTGCCTAGCTTCCGCCACTGCTTCATCAATGGGTTTACGCGATCGCAAAGCTTTGGCAAACACTTGAATAAAACTATGGCTTTCGTGATCGGCAATTTCATCACGCATTCCTAAAACAGCAGGCACACCATGACGGATTAAGACTTCTGCTAAACTACTGGCAAGAATCGCTTGGTGATTAATCGCGGCTGGTTGCGCTCCCCAACAAGCATTGAAAACTGCCAGTTTCAAACCACTGCGAATTAATACTTGTGCTAATTCTATGCCATTCAAGGTCATGCTAGGACGCAAAAATAATAAGCCGCCATCTGGGTTTGGTAAACCGTGACCAGCATAAAAAAAGACGTTGTATGCCTTAGTTTCGAGTTCCTGAATCAATTCTTGTGGGGTTGGTTGCAGCAGCGTTTTCACTGTACAAGGTGCATATACTTGATAATTGTTACCCACAGAATTGTTATTTAAGAGAGTTTGTTCTAAGATGGCTGCTTCTTGTGTTAACTGCAAATTCTCATCATGTCCTAAAACCAGCAAGATGTTTAAAGCCTGATCGGTTCGCAAATACGGCAGGGGTTCAACTTCGCTTGTGGTACGGCTAAATAGCAAATCTTGTGAGAGAGACATGGCCGACTTACCAGGCTCTCTTTGCATAATTTCCCAAGGTAAGGCAATCAGATCTGGGTCACGAATTTCTAGGCGAAAACGCAAACGCGTATGCTGACCCATAGCCATACCACGACTGCGTTCTAAACTACCCAGAATTGGCCCATCAAATACCCAACGCCATAAATTCATTCCCATGTATTGCATGAGACGACTACTGTAACCAGAGCCTTGTCCTAGAGGAAGTGAAACCAAATTGATCGGCAGTGGATTTCCTGGCTGTTGAGTTGAGCTTCTAGAAATATCTAAGCCACTATGACCAGTAAACATCTGTTGCCATTCTTGCCAAACTTGGGTGAGTTCAACAGGCCATACACAGTCATGCAAAACATAACCACTGGGATAGGGAGCTTTAACCACCCAAATAGCGAAGTTATCTGTGCCAGTGTTGATCAGACGGGCGATCGCCAGGTTCAGGGATGGCATGGATTCATGAAACTAAGAGGTAAAAACAAATAATTGACAATAATAATTTTCCCCTAGGAAAACTTATACCTTGTGTGTATTATTTCAGGTTTTTACCAGTTTATCGACTATCTAACTCAGATGGATTAGGATCTTTTTGGGCATTTGGTACAGGAGATTGGCTATTTAGAGGTTGGGGAACAGTATTACAACTATCATCTGATTGCAATACAGAGATATTTAAGCGTTTGAGTAAAGATAATTCGACCTGCACTGTTGGCTCTACTTTGCGTGGAGATACGGCAGCTACTAGCTTGTTAACTGTTACTGGTTGATTTGGCGTACCTGGAGCAAAGCAAAGCTGTAACTGCACCAATGAATTACCAGCAGCATTTGGAAGATTAGGTTTTGTCTCAATCACTTTCAAAACACTGCCTGAGAGGAAACTTTGTTGATCTAAAGTAATTTGTTGATTAGTTCTAATCAACCATCCGGGAGCAAGGTTATCAAATGATCGCCCTTGAGGTGAATCGGAGATAGTTGGTTGCAAGGTTGCCACTGGATTAGAAAAAACTTGACCCCTTCCTGATGGCGATCGCAATCGCATTACCAAGTATCCTAGTGAACCTGCCACTACAACTAATATTAACAACACGATCAAAGTTAACGGCAATTTAGGACTTGCAGCTGTGTTACTTTCGGGAACTACTTTGGCTTTCTGGTTGGGGTTGCTTGGTAATTTTGTTGCTGCTGTGTCTTGTGATGCAGCATTGGCAGCTGTGATAGCAGAAATATCTGGAATGACTGCTTTTAAGTTTAAATCTGGTTCAAAGTAGCGCAGT contains the following coding sequences:
- a CDS encoding nitrate reductase associated protein, coding for MTNFFKFEADFVNSLRCIPMHVRYKLDTCGIKLKLSDWNQMTQAEHETLVELPCTTEVEVKLYQEYLQQLILERTGTPASKLPIEYYPAWMNSSTIPVSLQKKAQEIGVNLTLQQWQALNPLQRFALIKLSRPGHENKNFPLALAEFHLL
- a CDS encoding helix-turn-helix domain-containing protein, with the protein product MDGLPNDRLTKKAYGRILKNVRNLKHCSQEKLAEACFSCRRTIVDIETGKIAPNPSLRVEFAKVLSNPILEYFPQYSIGQFSQRLKIRFQHEKSASKYFLNVINQKDLDSFQEVFYLYKMASHQKDNVLMLLLDEYLHTRIMNAHPDETIRILVERYRQDYIEFFKIWIPQLNFNISLGQNPIHLNIFKAILEQNQSKLTEAIHLHLINSLNDIERIINALLSD
- a CDS encoding PrsW family glutamic-type intramembrane protease yields the protein MIGKNARHNAFLRLVSGNGVALGTESRYSLFTSKEVVIGRDPSCQVVLDAMTYRMVSRRHAVVRPLSSSPDSKFSWLLCDLNSANGTYLNGQRLYGCQELHAGDRISLGADGPQFIFEHESISQATVLSNQSAALPSARNYQNHTYLKPPDSVSFTQLFPIISTGKDLTRKAYLVPGMLTVVFVVLMFATVGRPQANQIIVAIYIAFAAYYFVYQLCGKQKPWWVLIGAALGTAMILLSPVLDLFIFVFRSVLPGSLPSSNESITFTELLVRMFFGAGLMEELLKALPIIGAYFIGNSLPSPWRERIGVWEPLDGILLGTASAVGFTLLETLGQYVPEITNNVAQQVGVGAVGQLVGLQLLIPRILGSVAGHMAYSGYLGYFIGLAVLKPRRSWQILAVGYLSAAALHALWNATGSINALLLVVVGVLSYAFLMAAILKARALSPTRSQNFATRFLGPK
- a CDS encoding CHAT domain-containing protein; this translates as MPSLNLAIARLINTGTDNFAIWVVKAPYPSGYVLHDCVWPVELTQVWQEWQQMFTGHSGLDISRSSTQQPGNPLPINLVSLPLGQGSGYSSRLMQYMGMNLWRWVFDGPILGSLERSRGMAMGQHTRLRFRLEIRDPDLIALPWEIMQREPGKSAMSLSQDLLFSRTTSEVEPLPYLRTDQALNILLVLGHDENLQLTQEAAILEQTLLNNNSVGNNYQVYAPCTVKTLLQPTPQELIQELETKAYNVFFYAGHGLPNPDGGLLFLRPSMTLNGIELAQVLIRSGLKLAVFNACWGAQPAAINHQAILASSLAEVLIRHGVPAVLGMRDEIADHESHSFIQVFAKALRSRKPIDEAVAEARQELLTIYKFNQPAWTLPVLYLHPDFDGELIKSFDEGITELPDTAIPNLNSPVTRACLRSLLPGGKIWFLRSGVTRIGRTKDNDIVIPEPSVSKRHAEILCRNTLTGATPVRTYYLQDFSTYGTTWCLGLNGWQQILREEVPLESGMQLKFGSSRGETWEFIIEDS